From Bacteroidota bacterium, the proteins below share one genomic window:
- a CDS encoding DUF4440 domain-containing protein: MLKQLTATLLTLTLLSSCSKNSPTHAGGGLDSLLATDRAASRMAADSGFSATLLSYADNGFVKLNHGEYPVVGKQAFREKLNGRAGTRDISWEPRDGAVAQSGDLGFTWGDWTYHGKDTTVYGNYITVWSKQADGTWKMRLDGGNETPGPPEGEE; encoded by the coding sequence ATGTTAAAGCAACTGACCGCTACTTTACTCACGCTGACTCTTCTCTCTTCATGCAGCAAGAATTCTCCTACCCACGCCGGCGGCGGATTGGATTCGTTGCTGGCAACGGACCGCGCGGCTTCGCGCATGGCGGCGGACTCGGGCTTTAGCGCTACGTTATTGTCGTATGCCGACAATGGTTTTGTCAAGTTGAATCATGGAGAATATCCGGTCGTCGGCAAACAGGCGTTTCGGGAAAAGCTGAACGGTCGTGCCGGCACCCGCGACATCAGTTGGGAACCTCGCGACGGAGCAGTCGCCCAATCAGGCGATCTCGGATTCACCTGGGGCGACTGGACTTATCACGGCAAAGACACGACCGTGTACGGGAATTACATCACCGTCTGGTCGAAGCAAGCCGACGGAACCTGGAAGATGCGGCTCGACGGCGGCAACGAAACGCCGGGGCCGCCGGAGGGGGAAGAATGA
- a CDS encoding helix-turn-helix transcriptional regulator yields the protein MFNFLDKIRENPDYYRQLSVDEQLITLYDCPLEEQKVDLWSNQHYFVYVVDGKKTWHANGTALELSKGSCIFVREGAHIVEQFFETRFCVVLFFLSEGFIRETIRSVAGMTPCALGRELPPILPVAADDAIHAFFQSVVPYFHQAQQVNNSLLELKFRELILQVVGNPANKDITDFFRSLEADDDTVRFRRILEENFRYNLRLEDYARLSVKSLSSFKRCFEERFGVPPGRWLLERRLQHARTLLVGTRKPVSEIAWESGFESASHFSRAYRQFYGHAPSEQRELTA from the coding sequence ATGTTCAACTTTTTAGATAAGATCCGGGAGAATCCCGACTACTACCGTCAGCTCTCCGTCGACGAACAGTTGATCACGCTGTACGACTGTCCGCTCGAGGAGCAGAAGGTCGATCTCTGGAGCAACCAGCACTATTTCGTGTATGTGGTCGACGGCAAAAAGACCTGGCACGCGAACGGAACCGCGCTCGAACTCTCGAAAGGCAGTTGCATCTTCGTACGCGAAGGCGCGCACATCGTCGAGCAGTTTTTTGAGACGCGCTTTTGTGTGGTGCTCTTCTTTCTCAGCGAAGGATTCATCCGGGAAACGATCCGGAGCGTCGCGGGCATGACGCCCTGCGCGCTCGGACGCGAGCTGCCCCCGATCCTGCCGGTCGCTGCCGATGATGCCATCCATGCTTTCTTCCAGTCGGTCGTGCCGTATTTCCACCAGGCGCAGCAGGTGAACAACTCCCTGCTCGAACTCAAGTTCCGCGAACTCATCCTGCAGGTGGTCGGCAATCCGGCGAACAAGGACATCACCGACTTTTTCCGTTCGCTCGAAGCCGACGATGACACCGTCCGCTTCCGGCGGATACTCGAAGAGAACTTTCGCTACAACCTCCGGCTCGAAGACTACGCCCGCCTCAGCGTCAAGAGCCTGTCGTCGTTCAAGCGCTGCTTCGAAGAACGCTTCGGCGTTCCACCCGGGCGCTGGCTGCTGGAGCGCCGCTTGCAGCACGCGCGTACGCTACTCGTCGGCACGCGCAAGCCAGTGAGCGAGATCGCCTGGGAGAGCGGCTTCGAGAGCGCTTCGCATTTCAGCCGCGCCTACCGACAGTTCTACGGACACGCGCCTTCGGAACAGCGCGAATTGACGGCCTGA
- a CDS encoding methyltransferase domain-containing protein gives MTTQTTPIAFSGQIPGNYDRYLGPMFFEPFALAIADRIGSLAPKSVLELAAGTGRLTRLLPAVAGKQARILASDLNPAMVDFGRERVQDATVDWHVIDAVNLPLDDASFDCVAAQFGVMFYSDRPQAFREAHRVLRKDGTFLFSAWDAIEYNPMAELANQTLRHFFPIDTPAFYSVPFSYFDQSVIRRDLEQAGFTDIRIETLRLTGTSASPKHAAQGLIEGTPTVTAIQDRDAAVLPELLSHLEAKISERFGDKYLQVPLQALLVTARKG, from the coding sequence ATGACTACCCAAACAACCCCCATTGCATTCTCGGGTCAGATCCCGGGAAATTACGACCGCTACCTCGGTCCGATGTTCTTCGAACCCTTCGCCCTGGCCATCGCCGATCGCATCGGCAGCCTTGCGCCGAAGTCCGTTCTCGAATTGGCCGCCGGCACCGGTCGGCTGACGCGCCTGCTGCCCGCGGTCGCCGGCAAGCAAGCGCGCATTCTCGCTTCCGATCTCAATCCCGCCATGGTCGACTTCGGCCGCGAGCGCGTGCAGGACGCAACGGTCGACTGGCACGTGATCGACGCGGTGAACCTGCCGCTCGACGACGCCTCGTTCGACTGCGTAGCCGCGCAGTTCGGCGTGATGTTCTACAGTGACCGTCCGCAGGCGTTCCGCGAAGCGCATCGTGTGTTGCGAAAAGACGGTACGTTCCTCTTCAGCGCCTGGGACGCGATCGAGTACAACCCCATGGCCGAGCTCGCCAACCAGACGCTGCGGCACTTTTTCCCGATCGACACGCCCGCGTTCTACAGCGTGCCCTTCTCGTACTTCGACCAGTCCGTGATCCGGCGCGACCTCGAGCAGGCCGGCTTTACCGACATCCGCATCGAGACGCTGCGGCTCACCGGCACGAGCGCGTCGCCGAAACATGCCGCGCAGGGACTGATCGAAGGCACGCCCACCGTGACCGCGATCCAGGACCGCGACGCAGCCGTGTTACCGGAGTTGTTGTCGCACCTCGAAGCGAAGATCAGCGAACGCTTCGGCGACAAGTACCTGCAGGTGCCCTTGCAGGCGCTGCTGGTCACCGCGCGTAAAGGCTGA
- a CDS encoding GH3 auxin-responsive promoter family protein yields MSLLSALSRPLAALVAAQTRNWSRHPRRAQQRIFDELVRNGRMTAFGQDHAFDTIRTYAHFSKQVPVRDYEALRPWLDRVKAAEDHVLWPGKPLYLAKTSGTTSGAKYIPITRASIPNHIESTRNALLNYIHRTGKARFLDGKLIFISGSPALDTTNGILTGRLSGIVNHHVPAYLRRNQLPSYATNTIEDWEVKVDAIVEETLRADMRFISGIPPWVQMYFDRLTTRTGKPIKDIFPNFELFVYGGVNYEPYRAKIEQSIGRPVDSIELYPASEGFIAYQDIPGDPGMLLMLNSGIFYEFIPLAEYFSPNPTRLPIWEVQPGVNYAIVLNTNAGLWGYSLGDTVRFVSTDPYRLVVTGRVKHFISAFGEHVIAEEVEKALAAASRLVHAEVIEFTVAPQVSPPEGGLPYHEWFIEFGKQPENLEKFRLAIDESLQRQNIYYRDLIAGHILQPLRIRPLAKDTFITYMRNEGKLGGQNKVPRLSNDRALVDGLAQL; encoded by the coding sequence ATGTCCCTCCTCTCCGCCCTCAGCCGCCCGCTCGCTGCCCTGGTGGCGGCGCAGACGCGGAATTGGAGCCGGCATCCGAGGCGGGCGCAGCAGCGGATCTTTGATGAGCTCGTCCGGAACGGACGCATGACGGCTTTCGGGCAGGACCATGCCTTCGATACGATCCGGACCTACGCGCATTTTTCCAAGCAGGTGCCGGTGCGCGACTACGAGGCGCTGCGGCCCTGGCTCGACCGGGTGAAGGCCGCCGAGGACCATGTGCTCTGGCCCGGCAAACCGCTCTACCTGGCCAAGACCTCCGGCACCACCTCCGGGGCGAAGTACATCCCCATCACCCGGGCTTCCATCCCCAACCACATCGAGAGCACCCGCAACGCGCTGCTCAACTACATCCACCGCACGGGTAAGGCCCGCTTCCTCGACGGCAAGCTGATCTTCATCTCGGGCAGCCCGGCCCTCGATACCACCAACGGCATCCTCACCGGCCGGCTCTCGGGCATCGTGAACCACCACGTGCCCGCCTACCTCCGCCGAAACCAGCTCCCCTCCTACGCCACCAACACGATCGAGGACTGGGAGGTGAAAGTCGACGCGATCGTCGAGGAGACGCTGCGCGCCGACATGCGCTTCATCTCCGGTATCCCGCCCTGGGTGCAGATGTACTTCGACCGCCTCACGACCCGCACGGGCAAACCGATCAAGGACATCTTCCCGAACTTCGAACTGTTCGTGTACGGGGGCGTCAACTACGAACCCTACCGCGCCAAGATCGAGCAGAGCATCGGCCGGCCCGTCGATTCGATCGAGCTGTATCCCGCCAGCGAGGGCTTCATCGCCTACCAGGACATCCCCGGCGACCCGGGCATGCTGCTCATGCTGAACAGCGGCATCTTCTACGAGTTCATCCCGCTGGCCGAGTACTTCTCGCCCAACCCCACCCGCCTGCCGATCTGGGAGGTGCAACCCGGCGTGAACTACGCCATCGTGCTCAACACGAACGCCGGCCTCTGGGGCTACAGCCTCGGCGATACGGTGCGCTTCGTGAGCACCGATCCCTACCGCCTGGTGGTGACGGGCCGCGTAAAGCATTTCATCAGCGCCTTCGGCGAACACGTGATCGCCGAAGAGGTGGAAAAGGCGCTGGCCGCCGCCTCCCGCCTCGTACACGCCGAGGTGATCGAGTTCACGGTGGCCCCGCAGGTGAGTCCGCCCGAAGGCGGTCTGCCCTACCACGAGTGGTTCATCGAGTTCGGAAAACAGCCGGAGAACCTGGAAAAATTCCGCCTCGCCATCGACGAGAGCCTGCAACGACAGAACATCTACTACCGCGACCTGATCGCGGGACACATCCTCCAACCGCTACGCATCCGGCCGCTGGCGAAGGATACGTTCATCACCTACATGCGCAACGAAGGCAAGCTCGGCGGACAGAACAAGGTGCCGCGGCTTTCGAACGACCGGGCACTTGTTGACGGACTCGCGCAGCTTTGA
- a CDS encoding HAD-IB family phosphatase → MITVVIPTLNEEDTIGNVVAYARSRKQVNEVIVVDDKSLDATVKQAREAGARVITSSRLGKGASLKEGTLAASNEIVLFLDGDIDPYPHYTIDLLAKPLLNGEADFVKAAFSRNAGRVTELVAKPLLSIFFPDLLRFSQPLSGMIAGRRNLLAELEFSDDYGVDIGILIDMYLRNVRLKEVEIGYLENKSKPWQALGKMSREVARTIILKAADTRNPNFNVEELGVLQEIRSQMEFALEDRLSQLEKLIVFDMDNTLLRGRFIDRCAETFGFRDELMNIRSAAGDPVTLTKKIAPLLKGISLNELMEVADAIPIVDGAAAVVGRLKERGYIVGIISDSYDCVTTHVRNKLGMDFSLSNELEFSKSVCTGEVKLPSFFFGQPNSRCRHTLCKTNAFLSLLDKYGIKKENTIAIGDGPNDLCMIKEAGIGIAFCSKDELLNHHADLVISRPTFEPLLELAG, encoded by the coding sequence ATGATTACAGTTGTGATCCCTACTTTGAACGAAGAGGATACGATCGGAAATGTCGTTGCCTACGCTAGAAGCCGGAAACAGGTGAACGAAGTCATCGTCGTGGATGATAAGTCGCTTGACGCTACGGTGAAGCAGGCCCGGGAAGCTGGTGCCCGCGTGATCACGAGCTCGCGCCTGGGCAAAGGCGCCTCCTTGAAAGAGGGCACGCTGGCCGCTTCGAACGAAATCGTACTCTTTCTCGATGGAGACATCGATCCCTATCCGCATTACACCATCGACCTGCTAGCCAAGCCGCTGCTCAACGGCGAAGCCGATTTTGTCAAAGCCGCTTTCAGCCGTAACGCGGGCCGTGTCACAGAGCTGGTGGCGAAACCTTTGTTGAGCATCTTCTTCCCCGACCTGCTGCGTTTTTCACAACCCCTGAGCGGCATGATCGCCGGGCGGCGAAACCTGCTGGCGGAACTCGAGTTCAGTGACGATTATGGCGTCGACATCGGTATCCTGATCGACATGTACCTGCGCAATGTCCGCCTCAAAGAGGTGGAGATCGGTTACCTCGAGAACAAGAGCAAGCCCTGGCAGGCGCTCGGCAAGATGAGTCGCGAGGTTGCCCGCACGATCATCTTGAAGGCCGCGGATACCCGCAACCCGAATTTCAACGTGGAAGAGCTCGGGGTACTGCAGGAGATCCGTTCGCAGATGGAGTTCGCGCTCGAAGACCGGCTCAGCCAGCTCGAGAAGCTTATCGTATTCGATATGGATAACACCCTCCTGCGCGGACGTTTCATCGACCGTTGCGCTGAGACGTTCGGCTTCCGCGATGAACTGATGAATATTCGCTCCGCCGCCGGCGACCCGGTCACGCTCACCAAGAAGATCGCGCCCTTGCTCAAGGGGATCAGCCTCAACGAACTCATGGAAGTGGCTGACGCGATCCCCATAGTCGATGGAGCGGCAGCGGTTGTCGGCCGACTGAAAGAACGCGGTTACATCGTCGGGATCATCTCCGACAGTTACGACTGTGTGACCACCCACGTCCGCAACAAGCTCGGCATGGATTTCTCGCTTTCGAATGAACTGGAATTCTCCAAGAGTGTCTGCACCGGCGAGGTGAAATTGCCCTCCTTTTTCTTCGGGCAACCGAACAGCCGATGCCGGCATACCCTTTGTAAGACCAACGCCTTCCTTAGCCTGCTTGACAAATACGGCATCAAGAAAGAGAACACCATCGCCATCGGCGATGGACCCAACGACTTGTGCATGATCAAGGAAGCGGGCATTGGTATCGCCTTTTGCTCAAAAGACGAACTGCTCAACCACCACGCCGACCTCGTCATCTCCCGCCCGACTTTTGAGCCGCTGCTTGAGCTGGCAGGCTGA
- a CDS encoding alkaline phosphatase family protein has product MSRPFLRTCLLLLSFLFISRVYAQSPHRVLMIGIDGCRPDALMAANTPTLDSLMSSGTFSLHARTIYPTWSGPGWSSMLTGVWYTKHGVTDNTFSGANFTSYPHFFNRVEAFDSSLYTASICQWAPVNDYIVNLADLISNPGLGIGVATTAANLLSAQDPDVVFLHFDDVDHEGHASGFSPTNPLYLSAIEGVDGHVRTVLKALRARPTFALENWLVLVSTDHGGIGTSHGGNTEEEKTIFLILSGGGLPVQELTPLTTNAPLTPSIQLDGSTQYGSASALPAYDFGTSTDFTVECRIQTNGWSGDPAIVSDKDWNSGLNPGFVIAARSDGYGWKANIGDGANRIDLNGGTISDGRPHQLALTVERNGYARLFQDGALVDSVDASLLGAVGTGFPLAVGQDGTLNYPNYFQGAVDEVRLWNTAVDPTTLSDWTCRSLDATHPNAANLIGHWQFDENTGTTAQDASTNANALQLIGAPLWQTISLALVCTDDSDMPRMVDIVPIVLDHLCIPVQPSWQLDGATPFSLCTTTGFSAATTPATSSLLFPNPANNRVTIRFGETESPSCRVVRLTGERVAVPVIRKGERELTLDCSQLPPGIYLVEVRSGDRVEYHRLVRQ; this is encoded by the coding sequence GTGTCCCGCCCGTTCCTGCGTACCTGTCTGCTCTTGCTGAGCTTCCTGTTCATCAGCCGTGTTTATGCCCAATCGCCTCATAGGGTGCTGATGATCGGCATCGACGGTTGTCGGCCGGACGCTTTGATGGCGGCCAATACGCCAACGCTGGATTCGTTGATGAGCTCGGGCACGTTCTCCCTGCACGCGCGCACGATCTATCCGACCTGGAGCGGCCCCGGCTGGAGCAGCATGCTTACCGGTGTGTGGTACACCAAGCATGGCGTTACCGACAATACCTTCAGCGGAGCCAACTTTACCAGTTACCCGCATTTCTTCAATCGGGTCGAAGCGTTCGATTCTTCGCTCTACACGGCTTCGATCTGCCAGTGGGCTCCCGTGAACGACTATATCGTCAACCTGGCCGACCTGATCTCCAATCCCGGATTGGGCATCGGCGTAGCCACGACGGCGGCCAATCTTTTATCGGCGCAGGATCCCGACGTCGTGTTTCTGCACTTCGACGATGTCGACCACGAAGGACACGCCAGCGGTTTCAGCCCGACCAACCCGCTGTACCTGTCGGCCATCGAAGGGGTGGACGGGCATGTCCGGACGGTTCTCAAGGCCTTGCGTGCCCGACCGACTTTCGCGCTCGAGAATTGGCTGGTCCTGGTGAGCACCGACCACGGAGGCATCGGCACCAGTCATGGCGGCAATACCGAAGAAGAGAAAACCATCTTCCTCATCCTGAGCGGAGGCGGGTTGCCCGTTCAGGAACTCACACCGCTCACGACCAACGCCCCGCTAACGCCTTCCATCCAACTCGACGGATCCACTCAGTATGGTTCGGCAAGCGCGCTGCCGGCGTACGATTTCGGCACGAGCACCGACTTCACGGTCGAATGCAGGATCCAGACCAACGGCTGGAGCGGCGATCCGGCAATCGTTTCGGATAAGGATTGGAACAGCGGTCTCAACCCCGGCTTTGTGATCGCTGCACGCAGCGACGGGTACGGATGGAAAGCCAATATCGGCGACGGCGCGAACCGCATCGACCTCAACGGCGGAACGATCAGCGACGGTCGGCCGCACCAGCTAGCTCTGACTGTCGAACGAAACGGTTACGCCCGGCTCTTTCAGGACGGCGCGCTCGTCGATTCGGTCGATGCGAGCCTGCTGGGCGCTGTCGGCACGGGCTTTCCGCTCGCGGTCGGACAGGATGGTACACTTAACTATCCGAACTATTTCCAGGGCGCCGTTGATGAAGTGCGGCTGTGGAACACCGCGGTAGATCCCACCACGCTGAGCGATTGGACCTGTCGCTCGCTGGATGCCACCCATCCGAATGCTGCCAACCTCATCGGGCACTGGCAGTTCGACGAGAATACCGGCACCACCGCGCAGGACGCGAGTACGAACGCCAACGCGCTGCAACTGATTGGCGCGCCGCTCTGGCAGACCATCAGCCTGGCCCTCGTCTGCACCGACGATTCCGACATGCCCCGCATGGTCGACATCGTGCCGATCGTGCTGGATCACCTTTGCATTCCGGTACAACCGTCCTGGCAACTGGACGGGGCGACGCCTTTTTCCCTCTGCACGACAACCGGCTTCTCCGCCGCCACGACACCGGCTACTTCTAGCTTGCTGTTTCCCAACCCCGCCAACAACCGCGTGACTATCCGGTTCGGTGAGACCGAATCACCGTCCTGCCGGGTTGTACGGTTAACTGGTGAGCGTGTAGCGGTCCCGGTGATTCGGAAAGGCGAACGGGAATTGACCCTCGACTGCAGCCAGCTTCCGCCGGGGATCTATCTCGTCGAAGTGCGGAGCGGTGATCGCGTGGAGTATCACCGATTGGTGCGGCAGTGA
- a CDS encoding tetratricopeptide repeat protein, with product MNKGMQKKKAAHKPNPSKTHAAPAEAGGSSIFSALQLLLIAFLGILIYSNSFDCSFHLDDRNSIIENSAIRDLSDVGAIWKYFPTRFIPYLTLAFNYQLNGLDVQGYHAVNLAIHIINAFLVWWLTALLFRTPNGKQSPLASRQRTIAFIVALLFVSHPLATQSVTYIVQRLASLATLFYLLSLCLYVKARLSETNARQKYGLFAGAFLAALLGLLSKENAYTLPFAIVLAELFFLRTGKPAAYLKDVRLLLLVAGIALAVFALYRGFLSTSGSGIGSGGNADNTSSVFSPIPPSGGTPYTVTPTNYLMTQFRVIVNYLQLLAFPTGLNLDHDIRPSEQLFEVGTLLSLLFLLALLALAIYVFPKNRFISFGIFWFFLTLAVESSIIPISDLMFEHRTYLPSFGFFLLITAGIFQALYSKSGALTYALFTFIIGLNSMLTYQRNKVWKDELSLWNDVVAKSPEKARPYLNRGVAYWTAGQTAKAVSDYRKAISLNPDYYASAYFNLGVAEAAMGQADQAIEHYTKALEISPDYAIAFDGRGVVYGNRKEWDKALRDFSEAIRVSPGFAKAYYNRGSLYSTRSQWKEAISDYTKAVELDPKYTDAYCNRGVAYANIGEWDLSISDCTASIRIDPRYVKAYFNRGTTFLNHGNPGAAVADFSNVLQYTPGNVLATYNRGLAYLQLKQWDNAIKDFTRTLQLDPGNQNANINREFAKSQLAAGG from the coding sequence ATGAACAAAGGAATGCAAAAGAAAAAAGCGGCCCATAAACCGAATCCGTCGAAGACCCATGCAGCACCGGCGGAAGCCGGCGGTTCGTCGATCTTCTCCGCCCTGCAACTGCTCCTCATCGCCTTTCTCGGGATACTGATCTATTCCAACTCCTTCGATTGTTCCTTTCACCTCGACGACCGGAACAGCATCATCGAGAATAGCGCGATCCGCGACCTCTCCGACGTCGGAGCGATTTGGAAATACTTCCCGACCCGCTTCATTCCTTATCTGACCCTTGCCTTCAACTACCAGCTCAACGGACTGGATGTCCAGGGCTACCACGCGGTCAACCTCGCGATCCACATCATCAACGCGTTCCTCGTGTGGTGGCTCACCGCGCTCCTGTTCAGGACACCGAACGGAAAACAATCTCCCCTTGCGAGCCGTCAACGGACGATCGCCTTTATCGTCGCGCTGCTGTTTGTCTCACACCCGCTGGCCACGCAATCGGTGACCTACATTGTTCAGCGACTGGCTTCGCTGGCCACCCTGTTCTATCTCCTGAGTCTGTGTTTGTACGTGAAAGCGCGCTTGAGTGAAACGAACGCGCGTCAGAAATACGGGCTCTTTGCCGGCGCGTTCCTGGCTGCGCTGCTTGGACTCCTCTCTAAAGAAAACGCGTACACGCTGCCGTTCGCGATCGTCCTGGCGGAGCTGTTTTTCCTGCGGACGGGAAAGCCGGCCGCCTATCTGAAAGACGTTCGCCTCCTTCTCCTGGTAGCCGGCATCGCGCTGGCAGTCTTCGCGCTATACCGTGGGTTCCTGTCCACCTCCGGTTCGGGCATCGGGTCGGGTGGTAATGCCGACAATACCAGCAGCGTCTTTTCGCCTATCCCGCCATCCGGTGGCACACCCTATACAGTCACCCCGACCAATTACCTGATGACGCAGTTCCGGGTCATCGTCAACTACCTGCAACTGCTGGCTTTCCCGACCGGACTCAACCTCGACCACGACATCCGGCCCTCAGAGCAGTTGTTTGAAGTCGGCACCCTGCTCTCGTTGCTGTTCCTGCTGGCGCTGCTGGCCCTGGCGATCTACGTCTTTCCGAAAAACCGGTTCATCTCCTTTGGCATCTTCTGGTTCTTCCTCACCCTGGCGGTGGAGTCGAGCATCATCCCGATCTCGGACTTGATGTTCGAACACCGGACCTACCTGCCGTCGTTCGGTTTTTTTCTGCTGATCACTGCGGGTATTTTCCAGGCGCTCTACTCGAAGTCCGGCGCGTTGACCTATGCCCTCTTCACCTTCATCATCGGCCTGAACTCCATGCTTACCTACCAGCGGAACAAGGTCTGGAAAGACGAGCTAAGCCTGTGGAACGACGTAGTCGCCAAGTCGCCCGAGAAGGCCAGGCCTTACCTGAACCGCGGAGTCGCGTACTGGACAGCGGGACAGACCGCGAAAGCGGTATCGGATTATCGAAAGGCGATCTCGTTGAATCCCGATTATTATGCCTCCGCCTATTTCAACCTCGGCGTAGCGGAAGCGGCGATGGGACAAGCGGATCAGGCGATCGAGCATTATACAAAGGCACTTGAGATCAGTCCGGACTACGCGATCGCTTTTGACGGGCGTGGAGTCGTGTACGGCAACCGGAAGGAATGGGACAAGGCCTTGCGTGATTTCTCCGAGGCGATTCGTGTCTCTCCCGGCTTCGCCAAAGCCTATTACAACCGGGGCAGTTTGTATTCGACCCGTTCGCAGTGGAAAGAAGCGATCAGCGATTACACCAAGGCGGTCGAGCTAGACCCGAAGTACACCGATGCCTATTGCAACCGTGGAGTGGCTTACGCCAATATCGGCGAGTGGGACCTATCGATCTCCGATTGTACGGCGAGCATCCGCATCGACCCGCGATATGTGAAAGCCTACTTCAACCGGGGCACCACCTTTCTGAACCACGGCAATCCCGGCGCGGCGGTCGCCGATTTCAGCAATGTCTTGCAGTACACACCCGGGAACGTGCTGGCCACCTACAACCGCGGACTGGCCTATCTGCAGCTCAAGCAATGGGATAACGCGATCAAGGATTTCACCCGCACCCTGCAACTCGATCCGGGCAACCAGAATGCCAACATCAACCGCGAATTCGCGAAAAGCCAATTGGCCGCAGGAGGATAA
- a CDS encoding glycosyltransferase family 2 protein, with protein sequence METAVPLTIVIPAYNEAENLKIVLPDLLELCEQHNWKIMITNDGSKDDTRNVLQSFAANPRLSVVHHKLNKGYGAAIKSSIARCDTEYVITVDADGQHRKEDIVKLFDTIVAQDADMVVGSRKGTKAASRMRAVGKSIIRFTAKLLLTVPVHDINSGMKIYRTELAQKYLHLTPNQMPFSDIITLIFISNRHLVLEVPIKVNDRLKGESTIGIQTAFETVIEILNIIVLFNPMKIFLPVSIITFLASCAWGIPIMLKGQGVSVGALLGFMSALIFFFLGLIAEQLTLIRKNQKPND encoded by the coding sequence ATGGAGACCGCAGTTCCGCTGACCATCGTCATCCCCGCTTACAACGAAGCCGAGAATCTGAAGATCGTGCTACCTGATCTGCTCGAACTCTGTGAGCAGCACAATTGGAAGATCATGATCACCAATGACGGGTCGAAAGACGATACGCGAAATGTTCTCCAGTCGTTTGCCGCGAATCCCCGCTTGTCGGTGGTGCACCACAAGCTGAACAAAGGGTACGGTGCGGCGATCAAGAGCTCGATCGCGCGCTGTGATACGGAATATGTCATCACCGTCGATGCCGACGGACAACACCGGAAAGAGGACATTGTCAAACTCTTCGACACCATTGTCGCGCAGGACGCCGACATGGTCGTCGGCTCGCGGAAAGGAACCAAAGCGGCTTCCCGGATGCGGGCAGTCGGGAAATCCATCATCCGCTTCACCGCCAAACTCCTGCTGACCGTGCCGGTACACGACATCAACTCGGGTATGAAGATCTACCGCACCGAGTTGGCGCAAAAATACCTTCACCTGACGCCGAACCAGATGCCCTTCAGCGACATCATCACGCTCATCTTCATCAGCAACCGACACCTGGTGCTGGAGGTTCCCATCAAAGTGAACGACCGGCTGAAGGGAGAAAGTACGATCGGCATCCAGACCGCGTTCGAGACGGTGATCGAGATCCTGAACATCATCGTGCTGTTCAATCCGATGAAGATCTTCCTGCCGGTCTCGATCATCACCTTCCTCGCTTCCTGCGCCTGGGGGATCCCGATCATGCTGAAAGGCCAGGGCGTCAGCGTCGGCGCCCTGCTGGGGTTCATGTCGGCCCTGATCTTTTTCTTCCTCGGCCTCATTGCCGAACAACTGACGCTGATCCGCAAGAACCAAAAGCCGAACGATTGA